The proteins below are encoded in one region of Clostridium estertheticum:
- a CDS encoding GntR family transcriptional regulator has translation MNIIISNSSQDPIYEQIVTQIKTAIMKEELAQGDALPSIRSLAKELLISVITTKRAYEELEKEGFIETVPGKGSYVSCQNKDLIREKRLKTIEENLAGVVSESKFLNLSLEELQSMLAILYTEKN, from the coding sequence ATGAATATTATAATTTCAAATTCATCGCAGGATCCAATTTATGAACAAATAGTGACTCAAATTAAAACTGCCATTATGAAAGAAGAATTAGCACAGGGGGATGCCTTACCTTCTATAAGAAGTTTAGCAAAAGAGCTTCTTATAAGTGTTATAACAACTAAAAGAGCATATGAAGAACTTGAAAAAGAAGGATTTATAGAGACTGTTCCTGGAAAAGGTTCGTATGTATCATGTCAAAACAAAGATCTAATAAGAGAAAAAAGATTAAAAACTATAGAAGAAAACCTAGCTGGTGTTGTATCTGAAAGTAAGTTTTTAAATTTAAGTTTAGAAGAATTACAAAGTATGTTAGCAATACTATATACCGAAAAAAATTAA